Proteins found in one Cetobacterium ceti genomic segment:
- a CDS encoding phosphopentomutase, with protein MKKIDRATIIVLDSAGIGYMPDAEDFGDKGANTLGNIALTCGGLNLKNMEDLGLGNVDEILGVAKVQEAKGAFGKAAEKAKGKDTTTGHWEIAGVIQEKAFPTYPNGFPKETLDEIERRTGRKILCNLPYSGTKVLDDYGDEQLKTGAWIIYTSADPVLQIAAHEELISLEELYKACKIALEVCNEKSPVARVIARPYVGEKSGAFTRTSNRHDYSVLPPKESMLDRIKDKGLSVIGIGKTNDIFAGVGITENRGTNKDNLDGILKTIEALKEDSKGLIFTNLVDFDMKYGHRRDPKGYKLALEEFDNYLPQMMENMKENEILLITADHGCDPTYKGTDHTREYVPVLVYGKNMNKNVNLGTRNSFAEIAATIEELLLGETKLEGSFANKLFK; from the coding sequence ATGAAAAAAATAGACAGAGCTACAATTATAGTATTAGACAGTGCTGGAATTGGATATATGCCCGATGCTGAGGACTTTGGAGATAAGGGTGCAAATACCCTTGGAAATATAGCTCTTACATGTGGAGGACTAAATCTAAAAAATATGGAGGATTTAGGACTTGGAAATGTAGATGAGATATTAGGTGTTGCTAAAGTTCAAGAGGCAAAGGGAGCTTTTGGAAAGGCTGCTGAAAAGGCAAAGGGAAAAGATACTACAACAGGTCACTGGGAAATAGCTGGAGTAATTCAAGAAAAAGCATTTCCTACATATCCAAATGGATTTCCAAAGGAAACATTGGATGAGATAGAAAGAAGAACTGGAAGAAAAATTTTATGTAACCTACCTTACTCAGGAACAAAAGTTTTAGATGACTATGGTGATGAACAGTTAAAAACAGGAGCTTGGATTATATATACTTCAGCAGACCCTGTTTTACAAATAGCTGCCCATGAGGAATTAATTTCTTTAGAGGAATTATATAAAGCTTGTAAAATAGCCCTAGAGGTTTGTAATGAAAAATCTCCTGTGGCAAGAGTTATTGCAAGACCATATGTTGGAGAAAAAAGTGGAGCCTTTACAAGAACTAGTAATAGACATGACTATTCAGTTTTACCACCTAAGGAAAGTATGTTAGATAGAATTAAAGATAAAGGTCTTTCTGTTATTGGAATTGGAAAGACAAATGATATATTTGCTGGGGTTGGAATTACTGAAAATAGAGGAACAAATAAGGATAATTTAGATGGAATTTTAAAAACTATAGAGGCTTTAAAAGAGGATTCTAAGGGACTTATATTTACAAACTTAGTTGATTTTGATATGAAATATGGACATAGAAGAGATCCTAAGGGATATAAATTAGCTCTAGAGGAATTTGATAACTATTTACCTCAAATGATGGAAAATATGAAAGAAAATGAGATTTTATTAATAACAGCTGACCATGGATGTGATCCAACTTATAAGGGAACTGATCACACTAGGGAGTATGTACCAGTTTTAGTATATGGAAAAAATATGAATAAAAATGTAAATTTAGGAACTAGAAATAGTTTTGCTGAAATAGCTGCAACTATAGAGGAATTATTATTAGGAGAAACAAAATTAGAAGGTAGTTTTGCAAATAAGCTTTTCAAATAG
- a CDS encoding response regulator transcription factor has protein sequence MKRVLIVDDEWKLRRLIRDYLIKNSFDVEEVSDGEECLDILKIEKFDIIILDVMMERMDGWETLREIRKTSEIPVVMLTAREEEEDQLLGYELGVDEYITKPFNPQLLIAKLKAILRRGEGKKIGKDKILGEVQLNLEKREVKLKGNVLDLAPKEFELLCYFMENVGICLSREKILNSVWGWDYFGDERTVDTHIKRLRKKIGEEYIQTVRGYGYKMEL, from the coding sequence ATGAAAAGAGTTTTAATAGTAGATGATGAGTGGAAATTAAGAAGGTTAATAAGAGATTATTTAATAAAAAATAGTTTTGATGTGGAAGAAGTATCAGATGGAGAAGAGTGCTTAGATATTTTAAAAATTGAAAAATTTGATATTATTATTTTAGATGTGATGATGGAAAGAATGGATGGTTGGGAAACCTTAAGAGAAATAAGAAAAACTTCAGAAATACCTGTGGTTATGTTAACAGCTAGGGAGGAAGAGGAAGACCAGCTTTTAGGATATGAATTAGGTGTAGATGAGTATATAACAAAACCATTTAATCCTCAACTTTTAATAGCTAAGTTAAAAGCTATTTTAAGAAGAGGAGAGGGGAAAAAAATAGGAAAAGATAAAATTTTAGGAGAAGTACAATTGAATTTAGAGAAAAGAGAGGTTAAACTTAAGGGGAATGTTTTAGATTTAGCTCCTAAGGAGTTTGAACTCCTTTGTTACTTCATGGAAAATGTAGGGATATGTCTTTCAAGGGAAAAAATATTAAATTCAGTTTGGGGTTGGGATTATTTTGGAGATGAAAGAACAGTAGATACCCATATAAAAAGACTTAGAAAAAAAATTGGCGAGGAGTATATTCAAACTGTGAGAGGTTATGGATATAAAATGGAACTATGA
- a CDS encoding N-glycosylase/DNA lyase codes for MKNEYFYEIEKVFKGKKDDIRRRLKEFKEIWEKGNNIDIHVELSFCILTPQSKALNAWKAITTLRDNKILFTGNPEEISKYLNIVRFKNNKGKYLVELREQMKNEKGEIITKDFFSKFKSIYEMREWIVKNIKGMSYKEASHFLRNVGFGKEIAILDRHILKNLVRLGVIDEIPKSLNEKRYKDIEERLKKYCKEVKIHMDEMDLLLWYLEAGEIFK; via the coding sequence ATGAAAAATGAATATTTTTATGAAATAGAAAAGGTATTTAAAGGAAAAAAAGATGATATAAGAAGAAGATTAAAAGAATTTAAAGAGATTTGGGAAAAGGGAAATAATATAGATATACATGTGGAGTTGTCATTTTGTATATTAACTCCTCAATCGAAAGCTTTAAATGCTTGGAAAGCAATAACAACTTTAAGGGATAATAAAATTTTGTTCACAGGAAATCCAGAGGAGATTTCAAAATATTTAAATATTGTAAGATTTAAAAATAATAAGGGAAAATATCTTGTGGAATTAAGAGAGCAGATGAAAAATGAAAAGGGAGAAATTATAACAAAGGATTTCTTTTCTAAATTTAAAAGTATATATGAAATGAGAGAGTGGATAGTAAAAAATATAAAGGGAATGTCCTATAAGGAAGCTAGTCACTTTTTAAGAAATGTTGGATTCGGGAAAGAAATAGCAATTTTAGATAGACATATTTTAAAAAATTTGGTAAGACTTGGTGTAATTGATGAAATCCCAAAATCTTTAAATGAAAAAAGATATAAAGACATAGAGGAGAGGTTAAAAAAATATTGTAAAGAAGTAAAAATACACATGGATGAAATGGACTTACTTCTTTGGTATTTGGAAGCTGGAGAGATATTCAAGTAG
- a CDS encoding metal-sensitive transcriptional regulator, with translation MEKKIECYHNECCHMSEDCSGGNCPSAAEKKKLNSRMNRIEGQIRGIKKMIEEDVYCDEILNQLSSVKAALNGVGKQILEAHMKKCVVREIKNGNEEKVIEELLYTLGKMMK, from the coding sequence ATGGAGAAAAAAATAGAGTGTTATCACAATGAATGTTGTCATATGTCTGAAGATTGCAGCGGGGGAAATTGTCCCTCTGCTGCAGAAAAAAAGAAATTAAATTCAAGGATGAATAGAATTGAAGGGCAAATAAGGGGAATAAAAAAAATGATAGAGGAGGATGTCTATTGTGATGAAATATTAAATCAATTATCCTCTGTTAAAGCGGCCTTAAATGGAGTAGGAAAACAAATATTAGAAGCTCATATGAAAAAGTGTGTAGTAAGAGAGATAAAAAATGGAAATGAGGAAAAGGTAATAGAGGAACTATTATATACCCTTGGGAAAATGATGAAGTAG
- the deoD gene encoding purine-nucleoside phosphorylase, which produces MSTHIGAKKGDIAETVLLPGDPLRAKWIAETFLEDVVCYNEVRGMYGYTGTYKGKKVSVQGTGMGVPSISIYVNELIRDYGVKNLIRVGTAGSYREDVKVRDVILAMSSSTTSGINRLRFKGADYAPTASFELLMKAYKAAEEKGIKVKGGNVLTADEFYGDNFEDYKKWAEFGVLCVEMETAGLYTIASKFGVNALTILTISDSLVTGEATTSEERQTTLKEMIEVALETL; this is translated from the coding sequence ATGAGTACACATATAGGAGCAAAAAAAGGAGACATCGCAGAAACAGTATTATTACCAGGGGACCCATTAAGAGCAAAATGGATAGCAGAAACATTTTTAGAGGATGTTGTTTGTTATAATGAAGTTAGAGGAATGTATGGATATACAGGAACTTATAAGGGGAAAAAAGTTTCAGTTCAAGGAACTGGAATGGGAGTACCATCTATTTCTATATATGTAAATGAATTAATTAGAGATTATGGAGTAAAAAATTTAATTAGAGTTGGAACAGCAGGATCTTATAGAGAGGATGTAAAAGTAAGAGACGTAATTTTAGCTATGTCTTCATCTACAACTTCAGGAATTAATAGATTAAGATTCAAGGGAGCAGATTATGCACCTACAGCTTCATTTGAACTATTGATGAAAGCTTATAAGGCAGCTGAAGAAAAGGGAATTAAAGTAAAAGGTGGAAATGTATTAACAGCAGATGAGTTCTATGGAGATAACTTTGAAGATTATAAGAAATGGGCAGAGTTTGGTGTTTTATGTGTTGAGATGGAAACAGCAGGATTATATACAATAGCTTCAAAATTTGGAGTAAATGCTTTAACTATTTTAACTATATCAGATTCTCTTGTTACTGGGGAGGCAACAACTTCAGAGGAGAGACAAACTACTCTTAAAGAGATGATAGAGGTAGCCTTAGAGACTCTATAA
- the miaB gene encoding tRNA (N6-isopentenyl adenosine(37)-C2)-methylthiotransferase MiaB → MSKKATVITYGCQMNVNESAKIKKIFENMGYDITENIEESDLIFLNTCTVREGAATQIYGKLGEIKPIKAKRGTIVGVTGCFAQEQGVKLAKKFPLIDIVMGNQNIGGIPNAVEKIVSGETKHVIATDNEDELPARIDADFESTKMASLPIMYGCNNFCTYCIVPYVRGRERSVPMEQLLDEIKVYVQKGYKEIMLLGQNVNSYGKEFKNGDNFAKLLDEICKLEGDFLVRFTSPHPRDFTDDVIEVIAKNPKIARAIHMPLQSGNTKVLKDMNRGYTKEDYIALAEKVKKIVPDAFLTTDIIVGFPGETEEEFLDTLDVVRKVRFGTAYMFMYSQREGTKAATMEGQIEDSVKKDRLHRLMDLQNSISKEISESYEGNEERVLVEGPSRKNKNVLSGRTSSGKLVLFEGDESLVGEFVNIKVTDCKTWTLFGEIIK, encoded by the coding sequence ATGTCAAAAAAAGCAACAGTCATCACATATGGTTGTCAGATGAATGTAAATGAAAGTGCAAAAATAAAAAAGATTTTTGAAAATATGGGATATGATATAACTGAAAATATAGAGGAATCAGATTTAATATTTTTAAATACATGTACAGTTAGAGAGGGTGCAGCCACTCAAATTTACGGGAAATTAGGAGAGATTAAACCTATTAAAGCTAAAAGAGGAACTATAGTAGGAGTTACTGGTTGTTTTGCCCAGGAACAAGGGGTAAAATTAGCTAAGAAATTCCCTTTAATCGATATTGTAATGGGAAATCAAAATATAGGTGGAATTCCAAATGCTGTTGAAAAAATTGTTTCAGGAGAAACTAAACACGTTATAGCAACAGATAATGAGGATGAGTTACCTGCAAGAATAGATGCTGACTTTGAATCTACAAAAATGGCATCACTACCTATAATGTATGGTTGTAATAATTTCTGTACTTACTGTATTGTTCCATATGTAAGAGGAAGAGAAAGATCTGTTCCTATGGAGCAATTATTAGATGAAATTAAAGTTTATGTTCAAAAGGGATATAAGGAAATTATGTTACTTGGACAAAATGTAAATTCATATGGAAAAGAATTTAAAAATGGAGATAATTTTGCTAAACTATTGGATGAAATATGTAAATTAGAGGGAGATTTCTTAGTTAGATTTACTTCTCCTCATCCAAGAGATTTTACAGATGACGTAATTGAAGTAATAGCTAAAAATCCAAAAATTGCTAGAGCTATACATATGCCATTACAATCTGGAAATACAAAGGTATTAAAGGATATGAATAGAGGATATACAAAAGAGGATTACATAGCCTTAGCTGAAAAAGTTAAAAAAATAGTTCCAGATGCATTTTTAACAACTGATATTATAGTTGGATTCCCAGGGGAAACTGAAGAGGAGTTTTTAGATACTTTAGATGTTGTAAGAAAAGTTAGATTTGGAACTGCTTATATGTTTATGTATTCTCAAAGAGAGGGAACAAAAGCAGCTACAATGGAAGGACAAATTGAAGACTCTGTAAAAAAAGATAGACTTCATAGATTAATGGATTTACAAAATAGTATTTCTAAGGAAATTAGTGAAAGCTATGAGGGAAATGAAGAAAGAGTTTTAGTAGAGGGACCAAGTAGAAAAAATAAAAATGTTCTTAGTGGAAGAACTTCAAGTGGAAAGTTAGTTTTATTTGAAGGAGATGAATCCTTAGTAGGAGAATTTGTAAATATCAAAGTAACCGATTGTAAAACATGGACTTTATTCGGTGAAATAATAAAATAA
- a CDS encoding BMP family lipoprotein, which produces MKKLITFALGMMLAVSAFAKPLRVGIVLSTGGLGDKSFNDSAYKGLEKAKEDLGIEFKYVEPASPAEDEEFLRQYADADYDLIIATGFQMTEAAKAVAADYPDLKFAMIDDVIDLPNVKSLTFKEEEGSFLVGALAAMMSKTGTIGFVGGMENPLIKKFQVGYEQGAKYVNPKIKVLSVYTTGPNPFNDPVRGKENAISEINQGADVVYHAAGGTGIGVIDAAKEKGVYAIGVDSDQDGVAPGTVLTSMIKRVDVAVYDTVKSVKDGDFKPGLTVYGVAENGVGMTDFQFTKEKIGAEKIAKLDEIAKKIANKEIIVNNK; this is translated from the coding sequence ATGAAAAAGTTGATTACGTTTGCTTTAGGTATGATGCTTGCAGTTAGTGCTTTTGCAAAACCACTTAGAGTTGGGATTGTACTTTCTACAGGAGGGTTAGGAGACAAATCTTTTAATGACTCTGCCTATAAGGGATTAGAGAAGGCAAAGGAAGATTTAGGAATTGAGTTCAAGTATGTTGAGCCAGCTTCTCCAGCAGAGGATGAAGAGTTCTTAAGACAATATGCAGATGCAGATTATGATTTAATAATTGCAACTGGATTCCAAATGACAGAGGCAGCTAAGGCTGTTGCAGCTGATTACCCAGATTTAAAATTTGCTATGATTGATGATGTAATTGATTTACCAAATGTTAAGTCATTAACATTTAAAGAGGAAGAGGGATCTTTCTTAGTTGGTGCTTTAGCAGCAATGATGTCTAAAACTGGTACTATTGGATTTGTTGGTGGAATGGAGAATCCATTAATTAAAAAATTCCAAGTTGGGTATGAGCAAGGGGCAAAATATGTTAATCCAAAAATTAAAGTATTATCTGTTTATACAACTGGACCAAATCCATTTAATGACCCTGTAAGAGGAAAGGAAAATGCAATTTCTGAAATTAACCAAGGGGCAGACGTTGTATACCACGCAGCAGGTGGAACTGGTATTGGAGTTATAGATGCAGCTAAGGAAAAAGGAGTTTATGCAATAGGTGTTGACTCTGACCAAGATGGTGTTGCACCAGGAACTGTTTTAACTTCAATGATAAAAAGAGTTGACGTAGCAGTGTATGATACTGTAAAATCTGTAAAGGATGGAGACTTTAAACCTGGTCTTACTGTTTACGGAGTTGCTGAAAATGGTGTAGGAATGACAGACTTCCAATTTACAAAGGAAAAAATTGGTGCTGAAAAAATAGCAAAATTAGATGAAATCGCAAAAAAAATAGCAAACAAAGAAATAATAGTTAACAACAAATAG
- the rho gene encoding transcription termination factor Rho, whose amino-acid sequence MEKLEKFLLKELQEIAKQLGIDYSSRTKKNDIIELIREYLDGKEATDIAWGSLDVLADGYGFLRNTNVEKDVYVSASQIRRFKLRTEDLVVGEVREPAPDEKNYALKKVLLVNGGTIQAAESRVPFDELTPAYPTEQLTLETDAKNISGRIIDLIAPIGKGQRGLIVAPPKAGKTMLISNIANSIIENNKEAEVWILLIDERPEEVTDIKESVKGAEVYSSTFDEDPKNHIKVTEMVLERAKRKLENGEDIIILMDSLTRLARAYNIVIPSSGKLISGGIDPTALYYPKKFFGSARNIRNGGSLTIIATALVDTGSKMDDVIYEEFKGTGNMDIHLDRNLAELRIYPAIDIQRSGTRKEELLIPKKELDEIWKIRRHLATLDKATGAKKLIDAISASESNKKLLERYRNSVERGSKL is encoded by the coding sequence ATGGAAAAATTAGAAAAATTTTTATTAAAAGAATTACAAGAGATTGCCAAGCAGTTAGGAATAGATTACTCAAGTAGAACTAAAAAAAATGACATAATTGAACTTATAAGAGAGTATTTAGATGGAAAAGAAGCTACAGACATAGCTTGGGGAAGTTTAGATGTTTTAGCAGATGGATATGGATTTTTAAGAAATACAAATGTTGAAAAAGATGTATATGTATCAGCTTCACAAATAAGAAGATTTAAACTTAGAACAGAGGATTTAGTAGTAGGAGAGGTTAGAGAACCAGCTCCAGATGAGAAAAACTACGCTTTAAAGAAGGTTTTATTAGTTAATGGTGGAACAATTCAAGCTGCTGAATCAAGAGTTCCCTTCGATGAGTTAACTCCTGCTTATCCAACAGAGCAACTGACATTAGAAACAGATGCTAAAAATATTTCTGGAAGAATTATAGATTTAATAGCACCTATAGGTAAAGGGCAAAGAGGTCTTATAGTTGCTCCACCTAAGGCAGGAAAAACTATGCTTATTAGTAATATTGCAAACTCTATTATTGAAAACAATAAGGAAGCAGAAGTTTGGATTTTATTAATCGATGAAAGACCTGAGGAAGTTACAGATATTAAGGAAAGTGTTAAGGGAGCAGAGGTTTATTCTTCTACCTTTGATGAGGATCCTAAAAATCATATAAAAGTAACAGAGATGGTTTTAGAAAGAGCCAAAAGAAAATTAGAAAATGGAGAGGATATTATTATATTAATGGACTCTTTAACAAGACTAGCAAGAGCCTATAATATAGTTATACCTTCTAGTGGAAAATTAATTTCAGGAGGAATAGATCCAACTGCTTTGTATTATCCTAAAAAGTTCTTTGGTTCTGCTAGAAACATAAGAAATGGTGGAAGTTTAACAATAATTGCCACAGCCCTAGTGGATACAGGAAGTAAAATGGATGATGTTATCTATGAAGAGTTCAAGGGAACAGGAAATATGGATATACATTTAGATAGAAATTTAGCAGAACTTAGAATATACCCTGCTATAGATATACAAAGATCTGGAACTAGAAAGGAAGAGTTATTAATTCCTAAAAAAGAACTGGATGAAATTTGGAAAATTAGAAGACATTTGGCAACTTTAGATAAGGCTACAGGAGCTAAAAAGTTAATAGATGCGATTTCTGCTTCTGAAAGTAATAAAAAATTATTAGAAAGATATAGAAACTCTGTGGAAAGAGGTTCTAAATTATGA
- the cdd gene encoding cytidine deaminase, producing the protein MNLTEKEILELIDEAMEARENAYAKYSGFKVGAVVVDEKGNHYKGANVENGSFGLTNCGERSAIFTGVTNGMKKISVICVVADTSKPVSPCGACRQVISEFSDENTLIILANLKRDYIINKMEDLLPYGFSL; encoded by the coding sequence ATGAATTTAACAGAGAAAGAAATTTTAGAATTAATAGATGAGGCAATGGAAGCTAGAGAAAATGCCTATGCAAAATATTCTGGATTTAAAGTAGGGGCAGTAGTAGTAGATGAAAAGGGTAATCACTATAAGGGAGCTAATGTGGAAAATGGTTCTTTTGGATTAACTAACTGTGGAGAGCGTAGTGCAATTTTTACAGGGGTAACTAATGGGATGAAAAAAATATCTGTAATATGTGTTGTTGCAGATACAAGTAAACCAGTAAGTCCTTGTGGGGCTTGTAGACAGGTTATTAGTGAGTTTTCAGATGAGAACACACTTATAATTTTAGCTAACCTAAAAAGAGATTATATAATAAATAAAATGGAAGATTTATTACCATATGGATTTTCTTTATAA
- a CDS encoding sensor histidine kinase produces the protein MIKIKGRVFLLIFLVVFTMISGLFVINKFFLEKFYLSDRKESLLTIGKLVTNPHGKVDFQQLESDYNVLINVEKFQHLNSFLMDGHLTKQQVEYIRSSLEIGERVFININMHDYRGDSLYLFYPFPYLRGKYVEISTPLTYIEEGMRISTEYNLKMLGLTLLVGITLAFILEKGIDDLTSTNERLKEEIEKERELEKLRKEFIANVSHELKTPIAIIQGYAQGLHENIADESSKEFYAETIIEESKKMDFLVKELLLISKMESGQLKLNKDSFNIKELIDDISERLKVKYKGYNVKITGENVGVYGDEIYIGRVLQNLIENGFKYVYGDKVIEVYIKDEDKFCKINIVNRVEDITQEEIKKIWVPFYREKKSRNKEGYGLGLAIVKGILQSHGAEFGAEVNKDKLKIWFQLPKKAFF, from the coding sequence ATGATAAAAATAAAGGGTAGAGTTTTTCTGTTAATATTCTTAGTTGTGTTTACGATGATATCAGGTTTATTTGTGATTAATAAATTTTTCTTGGAAAAATTTTATCTTTCTGATAGAAAGGAAAGTTTATTAACCATTGGAAAATTGGTAACAAACCCCCACGGAAAAGTTGATTTTCAACAGTTAGAAAGTGATTATAATGTATTAATAAATGTGGAAAAATTTCAGCATTTAAATAGTTTTTTAATGGATGGCCATCTGACAAAACAGCAGGTGGAATATATTAGATCATCTTTAGAAATTGGAGAAAGAGTATTTATAAATATAAATATGCATGATTATAGAGGAGATAGTTTATATCTTTTTTATCCCTTCCCATACTTAAGAGGGAAGTATGTGGAAATTTCAACCCCTTTAACTTATATAGAGGAGGGAATGAGAATTTCTACAGAGTATAATCTTAAAATGTTAGGTTTAACTCTTTTAGTAGGGATAACCTTAGCTTTTATATTAGAAAAGGGAATAGATGATTTAACTAGTACAAACGAAAGATTAAAGGAAGAGATTGAAAAGGAAAGAGAGTTAGAAAAACTTCGAAAAGAGTTTATAGCTAATGTAAGTCATGAGTTAAAAACTCCCATAGCTATAATTCAAGGATATGCTCAAGGATTACATGAAAATATAGCCGATGAAAGTAGCAAAGAATTTTATGCAGAAACCATAATAGAAGAGAGTAAAAAAATGGATTTTCTAGTAAAAGAATTACTCTTAATTTCTAAAATGGAAAGTGGACAATTAAAATTAAATAAAGATAGTTTTAATATAAAAGAGCTAATAGATGATATCTCAGAAAGATTGAAAGTTAAATATAAGGGATACAATGTGAAGATTACAGGTGAAAATGTAGGTGTTTATGGAGATGAAATCTACATAGGAAGGGTGTTACAAAATTTAATTGAAAATGGATTTAAATATGTCTATGGAGATAAAGTAATAGAAGTTTATATAAAAGATGAAGATAAATTTTGTAAAATTAATATTGTAAATAGGGTAGAAGATATAACTCAAGAGGAGATAAAAAAAATATGGGTTCCTTTTTATAGGGAGAAAAAATCAAGGAATAAAGAGGGATATGGATTAGGATTAGCAATTGTGAAGGGGATACTTCAAAGCCATGGTGCAGAATTTGGGGCAGAGGTAAATAAAGACAAATTAAAAATTTGGTTTCAACTACCAAAAAAAGCTTTTTTTTAG